One window of the Benincasa hispida cultivar B227 chromosome 3, ASM972705v1, whole genome shotgun sequence genome contains the following:
- the LOC120074241 gene encoding transcription termination factor MTERF5, chloroplastic isoform X1, protein MRAAGLLHFARVFFMSNRSLITTQRSFVLYRVQVSFPRKPFSCRAKFDSEIDGSANIKVVSPALLTAEKEEAKAVLTLFLKKQGLSNAIAARTINKSDLFIDHLVLRLHLIHKSRYLVGRELTTLEIRDALNPYLESLFEEHGTHLVHAVENFPNPPIKEKIATRAPVSNSTIDTKKLRAISRVSEKGPTGKLRPQILYLIEHGLNLDQIKEITRRFPAFAYYSLEGKIKPVIEFFLDLGVPKSDIPVILNKRPQLCGISLTENLKPTMTFLENLGVDKKKWAKVIYRFPAVLTYSKQKVETTTSFLYEMGLSEESVGKVLTRCPNIISYSVEEKLRPTAKYFHSLGVDVAVLLYRSPQTFGLSIEANLKPVTQFFLERGYSMEDVGTMISRYGALYTFSLADNLVPKWDFFLTMGYSKLELIKFPQYFGYSLEGRIKPRYAIMKKSQVMLLLNQLLTLSESDFIETVKKKVNKLLPKN, encoded by the exons ATGAGAGCTGCTGGTTTGCTACACTTCGCCCGTGTCTTCTTCATGTCAAATCGTAGTCTCATCACTACTCAAAG AAGTTTTGTTTTATATAGGGTTCAGGTTTCATTCCCAAGGAAACCCTTTTCTTGCCGAGCAAAATTTG ATTCTGAGATTGATGGATCAGCCAACATAAAGGTTGTTTCTCCAGCCCTTCTAACAGCAGAAAAAGAAGAGGCCAAGGCAGTTTTAACCttgtttttaaagaaacaaGGTCTAAGCAATGCAATTGCTGCAAGAACAATAAACAAGTCTGATCTCTTCATTGACCATCTTGTCTTGAGGCTTCATTTGATTCATAAATCTCGGTATCTAGTAG GACGAGAGTTGACTACACTTGAGATTAGAGATGCTTTGAATCCTTATCTTGAGTCCCTTTTTGAAGAGCATGGGACTCATCTCGTGCATGCTGTAGAAAACTTTCCGAATCCTCCTATTAAGGAAAAAATTGCTACAAGAGCTCCTGTCTCAAATTCAACAATTGACACGAAGAAGCTGAGAGCCATCTCTCGAGTGAGTGAAAAAGGTCCTACTGGAAAGCTCCGACCTCAGATCCTTTACCTGATTGAGCATGGCTTAAATCTTgatcaaattaaagaaattactCGCAGATTCCCAGCATTTGCTTACTACAGCTTGGAGGGGAAAATAAAGCCTGTGATCGagttttttcttgatcttggagTGCCAAAATCTGATATCCCTGTTATCCTCAACAAGAGGCCTCAGTTATGTGGAATAAGTCTGACTGAAAATCTAAAACCAACCATGACATTCTTAGAAAACTTGGGCGTTGACAAGAAAAAATGGGCAAAAGTGATATACCGTTTTCCAGCTGTTCTCACCTACAGCAAACAGAAGGTTGAGACAACTACTAGTTTTCTTTATGAAATGGGACTCTCAGAGGAGAGCGTTGGTAAAGTATTGACCCGTTGTCCAAACATCATAAGTTACAGTGTTGAGGAAAAGTTAAGGCCCACGGCCAAATATTTTCACTCACTAGGAGTTGATGTTGCTGTCCTTCTCTATCGTTCCCCGCAGACATTTGGTCTTAGTATTGAGGCTAATTTGAAACCAGTGACACAATTTTTCTTGGAGAGGGGCTACAGCATGGAGGATGTTGGAACCATGATCTCAAGATATGGAGCCTTGTATACTTTCAGCTTAGCTGATAATTTAGTGCCCAAATGGGATTTCTTTCTAACCATGGGGTATTCAAAATTGGAGCTTATCAAATTTCCCCAATATTTTGGTTACAGCTTGGAGGGGAGGATTAAACCAAGGTATGCAATTATGAAAAAGAGCCAGGTGATGTTGTTACTGAACCAGTTGTTAACATTATCAGAAAGTGACTTCATCGAGACTGTGAAAAAGAAAGTGAACAAGTTGCTTCCCAAGAATTGA
- the LOC120074241 gene encoding transcription termination factor MTERF5, chloroplastic isoform X3 → MRAAGLLHFARVFFMSNRSLITTQRVQVSFPRKPFSCRAKFDSEIDGSANIKVVSPALLTAEKEEAKAVLTLFLKKQGLSNAIAARTINKSDLFIDHLVLRLHLIHKSRYLVGRELTTLEIRDALNPYLESLFEEHGTHLVHAVENFPNPPIKEKIATRAPVSNSTIDTKKLRAISRVSEKGPTGKLRPQILYLIEHGLNLDQIKEITRRFPAFAYYSLEGKIKPVIEFFLDLGVPKSDIPVILNKRPQLCGISLTENLKPTMTFLENLGVDKKKWAKVIYRFPAVLTYSKQKVETTTSFLYEMGLSEESVGKVLTRCPNIISYSVEEKLRPTAKYFHSLGVDVAVLLYRSPQTFGLSIEANLKPVTQFFLERGYSMEDVGTMISRYGALYTFSLADNLVPKWDFFLTMGYSKLELIKFPQYFGYSLEGRIKPRYAIMKKSQVMLLLNQLLTLSESDFIETVKKKVNKLLPKN, encoded by the exons ATGAGAGCTGCTGGTTTGCTACACTTCGCCCGTGTCTTCTTCATGTCAAATCGTAGTCTCATCACTACTCAAAG GGTTCAGGTTTCATTCCCAAGGAAACCCTTTTCTTGCCGAGCAAAATTTG ATTCTGAGATTGATGGATCAGCCAACATAAAGGTTGTTTCTCCAGCCCTTCTAACAGCAGAAAAAGAAGAGGCCAAGGCAGTTTTAACCttgtttttaaagaaacaaGGTCTAAGCAATGCAATTGCTGCAAGAACAATAAACAAGTCTGATCTCTTCATTGACCATCTTGTCTTGAGGCTTCATTTGATTCATAAATCTCGGTATCTAGTAG GACGAGAGTTGACTACACTTGAGATTAGAGATGCTTTGAATCCTTATCTTGAGTCCCTTTTTGAAGAGCATGGGACTCATCTCGTGCATGCTGTAGAAAACTTTCCGAATCCTCCTATTAAGGAAAAAATTGCTACAAGAGCTCCTGTCTCAAATTCAACAATTGACACGAAGAAGCTGAGAGCCATCTCTCGAGTGAGTGAAAAAGGTCCTACTGGAAAGCTCCGACCTCAGATCCTTTACCTGATTGAGCATGGCTTAAATCTTgatcaaattaaagaaattactCGCAGATTCCCAGCATTTGCTTACTACAGCTTGGAGGGGAAAATAAAGCCTGTGATCGagttttttcttgatcttggagTGCCAAAATCTGATATCCCTGTTATCCTCAACAAGAGGCCTCAGTTATGTGGAATAAGTCTGACTGAAAATCTAAAACCAACCATGACATTCTTAGAAAACTTGGGCGTTGACAAGAAAAAATGGGCAAAAGTGATATACCGTTTTCCAGCTGTTCTCACCTACAGCAAACAGAAGGTTGAGACAACTACTAGTTTTCTTTATGAAATGGGACTCTCAGAGGAGAGCGTTGGTAAAGTATTGACCCGTTGTCCAAACATCATAAGTTACAGTGTTGAGGAAAAGTTAAGGCCCACGGCCAAATATTTTCACTCACTAGGAGTTGATGTTGCTGTCCTTCTCTATCGTTCCCCGCAGACATTTGGTCTTAGTATTGAGGCTAATTTGAAACCAGTGACACAATTTTTCTTGGAGAGGGGCTACAGCATGGAGGATGTTGGAACCATGATCTCAAGATATGGAGCCTTGTATACTTTCAGCTTAGCTGATAATTTAGTGCCCAAATGGGATTTCTTTCTAACCATGGGGTATTCAAAATTGGAGCTTATCAAATTTCCCCAATATTTTGGTTACAGCTTGGAGGGGAGGATTAAACCAAGGTATGCAATTATGAAAAAGAGCCAGGTGATGTTGTTACTGAACCAGTTGTTAACATTATCAGAAAGTGACTTCATCGAGACTGTGAAAAAGAAAGTGAACAAGTTGCTTCCCAAGAATTGA
- the LOC120074241 gene encoding transcription termination factor MTERF5, chloroplastic isoform X2, with protein sequence MFARAALSMILCLSLIENGSSRSFVLYRVQVSFPRKPFSCRAKFDSEIDGSANIKVVSPALLTAEKEEAKAVLTLFLKKQGLSNAIAARTINKSDLFIDHLVLRLHLIHKSRYLVGRELTTLEIRDALNPYLESLFEEHGTHLVHAVENFPNPPIKEKIATRAPVSNSTIDTKKLRAISRVSEKGPTGKLRPQILYLIEHGLNLDQIKEITRRFPAFAYYSLEGKIKPVIEFFLDLGVPKSDIPVILNKRPQLCGISLTENLKPTMTFLENLGVDKKKWAKVIYRFPAVLTYSKQKVETTTSFLYEMGLSEESVGKVLTRCPNIISYSVEEKLRPTAKYFHSLGVDVAVLLYRSPQTFGLSIEANLKPVTQFFLERGYSMEDVGTMISRYGALYTFSLADNLVPKWDFFLTMGYSKLELIKFPQYFGYSLEGRIKPRYAIMKKSQVMLLLNQLLTLSESDFIETVKKKVNKLLPKN encoded by the exons ATGTTTGCACGAGCTGCCCTATCTATGATTCTTTGTCTGTCACTTATTGAGAATGGGTCATCCAGAAGTTTTGTTTTATATAGGGTTCAGGTTTCATTCCCAAGGAAACCCTTTTCTTGCCGAGCAAAATTTG ATTCTGAGATTGATGGATCAGCCAACATAAAGGTTGTTTCTCCAGCCCTTCTAACAGCAGAAAAAGAAGAGGCCAAGGCAGTTTTAACCttgtttttaaagaaacaaGGTCTAAGCAATGCAATTGCTGCAAGAACAATAAACAAGTCTGATCTCTTCATTGACCATCTTGTCTTGAGGCTTCATTTGATTCATAAATCTCGGTATCTAGTAG GACGAGAGTTGACTACACTTGAGATTAGAGATGCTTTGAATCCTTATCTTGAGTCCCTTTTTGAAGAGCATGGGACTCATCTCGTGCATGCTGTAGAAAACTTTCCGAATCCTCCTATTAAGGAAAAAATTGCTACAAGAGCTCCTGTCTCAAATTCAACAATTGACACGAAGAAGCTGAGAGCCATCTCTCGAGTGAGTGAAAAAGGTCCTACTGGAAAGCTCCGACCTCAGATCCTTTACCTGATTGAGCATGGCTTAAATCTTgatcaaattaaagaaattactCGCAGATTCCCAGCATTTGCTTACTACAGCTTGGAGGGGAAAATAAAGCCTGTGATCGagttttttcttgatcttggagTGCCAAAATCTGATATCCCTGTTATCCTCAACAAGAGGCCTCAGTTATGTGGAATAAGTCTGACTGAAAATCTAAAACCAACCATGACATTCTTAGAAAACTTGGGCGTTGACAAGAAAAAATGGGCAAAAGTGATATACCGTTTTCCAGCTGTTCTCACCTACAGCAAACAGAAGGTTGAGACAACTACTAGTTTTCTTTATGAAATGGGACTCTCAGAGGAGAGCGTTGGTAAAGTATTGACCCGTTGTCCAAACATCATAAGTTACAGTGTTGAGGAAAAGTTAAGGCCCACGGCCAAATATTTTCACTCACTAGGAGTTGATGTTGCTGTCCTTCTCTATCGTTCCCCGCAGACATTTGGTCTTAGTATTGAGGCTAATTTGAAACCAGTGACACAATTTTTCTTGGAGAGGGGCTACAGCATGGAGGATGTTGGAACCATGATCTCAAGATATGGAGCCTTGTATACTTTCAGCTTAGCTGATAATTTAGTGCCCAAATGGGATTTCTTTCTAACCATGGGGTATTCAAAATTGGAGCTTATCAAATTTCCCCAATATTTTGGTTACAGCTTGGAGGGGAGGATTAAACCAAGGTATGCAATTATGAAAAAGAGCCAGGTGATGTTGTTACTGAACCAGTTGTTAACATTATCAGAAAGTGACTTCATCGAGACTGTGAAAAAGAAAGTGAACAAGTTGCTTCCCAAGAATTGA